In one window of Henckelia pumila isolate YLH828 chromosome 1, ASM3356847v2, whole genome shotgun sequence DNA:
- the LOC140874566 gene encoding peptidyl-prolyl cis-trans isomerase FKBP17-1, chloroplastic, translating to MSIHLRFSPISPFSIARLPSYRTPALPTTRRKALSLFTFTTIFTGLGFSDPPHASSKPTISDFVELPGSGGVKALDLRVGGGGDAPVDGDKVAIHYYGRLAAKQGWRFDSTYDHKDANGEPVPFEFVLGSGKVIAGVESAVRSMRVGGIRRIIIPPSQGYQNTSQEPIPPNFFDRQRLFTTIFNPTRLANGEGSTLGTLIFDIELIACQSAACMRIVDFEHSHHHYQTLPQSTKRLASFSSIELN from the exons ATGTCCATTCACTTGCGATTCTCGCCTATTTCACCATTTTCCATCGCTCGGCTTCCTTCCTATCGCACACCTGCGTTGCCCACCACCAGAAGGAAAGCTCTCTCGCTCTTCACATTCACCACCATTTTCACCGGACTGGGGTTCTCGGATCCTCCTCACGCCTCCTCCAAGCCCACCATTTCAGATTTCGTCGAGCTCCCCGGCTCTGGCGGTGTCAAGGCTCTCGACCTTCGAGTTGGCGGAGGTGGGGACGCTCCAGTTGATGGCGACAAG GTAGCTATTCATTACTATGGAAGATTGGCGGCGAAGCAGGGATGGCGCTTCGACTCGACCTATGATCATAAGGACGCCAATGGAGAGCCTGTTCCTTTTGAATTTGTCCTCGGTTCTGGAAAA GTTATAGCTGGAGttgaatcagcagtaagatcaaTGAGAGTTGGTGGCATCCGCAGAATCATTATTCCACCATCTCAAGGATATCAAAACACGTCTCAAGAACCGATTCCACCGAAT TTTTTTGACAGACAAAGGTTATTTACCACAATCTTCAATCCAACACGCCTGGCCAATGGAGAAGGCTCAACTTTAGGAACGCTCATATTTGATATAGAGCTG ATAGCTTGCCAATCAGCAGCTTGTATGCGCATAGTTGATTTTGAACATTCGCACCATCATTATCAGACATTGCCCCAGAGCACAAAAAGGCTTGCTTCATTTTCAAGTATTGAACTGAATTGA
- the LOC140869203 gene encoding transcription initiation factor TFIID subunit 8: protein MRKSRLLREPAEANPSSSESRYSYGLLRVAVAQICQSMGFKGAQHSALQVITDIAARYLKTVAKAAATSANARGRTQSNLPDIILALEDLASVQGFPGASRVDPHSLYASAAIKDLMNFVKYTDEIPFAQPLPPRTIFSQQGKLSGPSDVRWQCDGENMRHVPSWLPALPSVAVPEEKERKWEEGRWGCLNGGERREEGDRGQSVVKREGNKGIELLGQGKRLKVGFIIGIGNGRVA from the coding sequence ATGCGAAAATCACGGCTCCTCCGGGAACCTGCCGAAGCCAATCCCAGTTCATCGGAATCGAGATACTCGTACGGTCTGCTCAGAGTGGCGGTGGCCCAAATTTGCCAATCGATGGGCTTCAAGGGAGCCCAACACTCGGCCTTGCAAGTCATCACAGACATTGCCGCCAGGTACTTGAAAACCGTAGCCAAGGCAGCGGCTACCTCCGCCAATGCCCGCGGCCGCACCCAATCAAATCTTCCTGACATCATCCTTGCCCTCGAAGACTTGGCCTCCGTACAGGGGTTCCCCGGAGCGTCGCGAGTTGATCCACACTCGTTGTATGCCTCGGCTGCGATCAAGGATTTGATGAATTTTGTCAAGTACACGGATGAAATCCCGTTTGCTCAGCCTTTGCCGCCAAGGACAATTTTTTCTCAGCAGGGGAAGTTGAGTGGGCCAAGTGATGTCAGATGGCAATGTGATGGGGAAAATATGAGGCATGTGCCAAGTTGGTTACCGGCTTTGCCATCGGTGGCGGTGCCTGAGGAGAAGGAAAGGAAGTGGGAGGAGGGTAGATGGGGGTGTTTGAATGGTGGTGAAAGGAGGGAAGAGGGTGATAGAGGGCAAAGCGTGGTGAAAAGAGAGGGAAATAAGGGCATTGAATTGCTGGGACAGGGAAAAAGACTGAAAGTGGGTTTTATCATAGGAATCGGCAACGGTAGAGTGGCTTGA
- the LOC140869219 gene encoding uncharacterized protein, with product MDLQGYKLSPVKTALYGFAGHTVQPQGEMLLPITLGSGDEKRTVMTRFTLVEAPFSYNVILGRPAMNSFKAVASAYHQKIKFPVEDKVGEVRGDQPSSRKCYAETVKIDYKRARQNGKEGALGGREVCSVEESKSEYEEVEIELGQTGKSVKIARDLDAWLIEALRGCLIQNKDVFAWAQGDLVGVSSQVAEHKLNISPGSRPVLQKKRHFGTEKDKVIAEQVQELLRAGHIKEIQFPTWLSNVVLVPKATGKWRMCVDFRDLNKACPKDCYPLPRIDQLVDSTSGCELLSFMDAYQGYHQIPLALEDQDKMSYIDNGLREEGLLRPNYK from the exons ATGGATTTGCAGGGTTATAAGTTGAGCCCGGTAAAAACCGCCTTGTATGGTTTTGCCGGGCACACTGTCCAACCCCAAGGGGAAATGTTGCTGCCTATCACCTTGGGATCAGGAGATGAGAAGAGGACGGTCATGACAAGATTCACATTAGTGGAAGCACCTTTTTCCTATAATGTCATCTTGGGTAGGCCGGCTATGAACTCTTTCAAAGCCGTAGCCTCAGCTTaccatcaaaagatcaaattccCAGTGGAAGATAAGGTTGGAGAAGTCCGAGGAGATCAGCCTTCCTCTCGAAAATGCTATGCCGAGACAGTGAAGATAGATTACAAGAGGGCAAGACAGAATGGAAAGGAAGGAGCCTTGGGGGGAAGAGAAGTCTGTTCTGTGGAGGAATCTAAAAGCGAGTATGAAGAGGTAGAGATAGAGCTCGGGCAAACAGGGAAGTCTGTTAAAATAGCCCGGGATTTAGACGCATGGTTGATTGAAGCATTGAGAGGCTGCCTCATTCAGAATAAGGATGTGTTCGCCTGGGCTCAGGGTGATTTGGTGGGAGTTTCATCTCAGGTGGCAGAACACAAACTAAACATCAGCCCGGGTTCCCGACCTGTCTTACAAAAGAAGAGGCATTTTGGGACCGAGAAGGATAAAGTGATAGCGGAGCAGGTTCAAGAGTTACTGCGGGCCGGGCACATCAAGGAAATACAATTTCCTACTTGGTTGTCCAATGTAGTGCTAGTACCAAAGGCTACTGGGAagtggagaatgtgtgtggattttCGGGATTTAAATAAAGCCTGTCCCAAGGATTgctatcctttaccccgaattgACCAGTTGGTGGACTCCACATCCGGGTGTGAGTTGCTGAGCTTCATGGATGCATACCAGGGCTATCATCAAATTCCTTTAGCCCTGGAAGATCAAGACAAA ATGAGTTACATTGACAACGGATTACGAGAGGAGGGGCTCCTACGGCCCAATtacaaataa
- the LOC140869235 gene encoding uncharacterized protein — protein MDSHDQTSPGDHQPGRNITIPLEQLESYVQDVVRKSLIAAKQPQSKDITVEEEGNQGNPNPTAQVREGEEEEEEESSWMHSIQPSKADELHELRRKAQKLEEGGSKMACPIKIPGCPFSQEVIEEPLPLNYKSAKIREYDGSTDPEEHLARFENVAMLHCYEDKIKYKVFLTTLVDSAQRWFEKLEPQSVQSFAEFKQVFLQHFGSSKRYRKTAYSLFEAKQSGEESLRTYIKRFNKIALEVSTCAQETKITAFTQGLREGEFFKSLVKKAPRTFEDLLARAEKYINMEEAQRQKKEVARREGGREQGRSRENHDPMGRLSRYAPYRGTQDKAVHMCEERVDTQAPVSKEKLWKYCALHQECTHDTSECRTLQQRHQLPYVRDGRPVPKKPRSVLWFRGSQTSIPPRDAISSREKGKQEMDHAKKDKTSGDGPAKGIINMISGGSMDGDSNRARKAWSRRKSLGVEEGRQVRGQSSHLDPKTWRE, from the coding sequence ATGGATTCTCATGATCAAACATCACCTGGAGACCATCAGCCAGGACGGAATATTACCATTCCCTTGGAGCAGTTAGAATCATATGTCCAAGATGTGGTACGGAAGTCGTTGATAGCTGCAAAGCAGCCACAATCAAAGGACATAACAGTGGAGGAAGAAGGGAATCAGGGTAATCCAAACCCTACTGCCCAGGTTCgagaaggagaagaagaagaagaagaagaaagctctTGGATGCACTCAATACAGCCGTCCAAGGCAGATGAGTTGCATGAACTCAGGAGGAAGGCACAGAAGTTGGAGGAGGGGGGTTCCAAAATGGCTTGCCCTATCAAAATTCCGGGTTGCCCTTTTTCACAGGAGGTGATAGAGGAACCCTTGCCACTGAATTACAAGTCGGCAAAAATCCGGGAGTACGATGGGAGCACAGACCCAGAGGAGCACCTGGCTCGGTTTGAAAATGTAGCCATGTTACATTGCTATGAAGATAAGATCAAATACAAAGTCTTCCTAACCACTTTGGTGGATTCTGCCCAAAGATGGTTTGAGAAGTTGGAGCCCCAAAGTGTTCAATCATTTGCAGAATTCAAGCAAGTGTTTTTGCAGCACTTCGGCAGTAGCAAGAGGTATAGGAAAACTGCCTATAGCCTCTTTGAAGCAAAGCAGTCAGGAGAGGAGTCTCTACGAACCTATATCAAAAGGTTTAACAAAATTGCTTTGGAGGTCTCGACTTGTGCCCAGGAGACCAAGATCACGGCTTTCACTCAAGGTCTTCGGGAAGGGGAATTTTTCAAATCACTAGTGAAAAAAGCACCCCGGACCTTCGAAGATTTGCTGGCTCGGGCTGAAAAATACATTAACATGGAGGAAGCTCAGAGGCAGAAAAAGGAGGTGGCCCGACGGGAGGGAGGCCGGGAACAAGGAAGAAGTAGAGAGAACCATGATCCCATGGGGCGATTGTCCCGGTATGCTCCGTACCGAGGGACCCAAGATAAGGCTGTTCATATGTGTGAAGAAAGGGTGGACACGCAGGCCCCTGTTTCTAAGGAGAAGCTCTGGAAGTACTGTGCACTTCATCAAGAGTGCACTCATGACACCAGTGAGTGCCGAACTCTGCAGCAAAGACACCAACTTCCTTATGTTAGAGATGGTAGGCCGGTCCCAAAAAAGCCCCGAAGCGTGCTTTGGTTTCGGGGGTCACAAACATCGATTCCTCCCCGGGATGCCATCAGCTCTCGGGAAAAAGGGAAACAAGAAATGGATCATGCAAAAAAAGACAAAACATCTGGAGACGGGCCAGCCAAAGGTATCATTAACATGATATCGGGAGGATCTATGGACGGAGATTCCAACCGGGCTAGGAAGGCCTGGAGTCGGAGGAAAAGTTTAGGGGTGGAGGAAGGAAGGCAGGTGCGGGGCCAATCATCACATTTGGACCCCAAGACCTGGAGGGAGTAG
- the LOC140869251 gene encoding probable aspartyl protease At4g16563: MTEPLGEVRDGYIISLNLGTPPQLIQVYLDTGSDLTWVPCGNLTFECIDCYDYRNGKLTASFSPSRSSSSTRDSCVSRFCVDVHSSDNSYDPCTVAGCSLSTVIKSTCYRPCPSFAYAYGGGIVAGTLTRDTLRVHANIGQNSTREIPRFCFGCVGSTYREPIGIAGFGKGPLSLPSQLGFLQKGFSHCFLSFRFANSPNISSPLVVGDLAISSKEYMQFTPMLKSHMYPSYYYIGLEAISVGSNNVSSAIEVPLSLREFDSSGNGGMIIDSGTTYTHLPEPFYSQLLSLLQSIITYPRALEVEARSGFDLCYKIPCPMNDVSLAADDDEYLPSISFQFLDNVVLELPRGNAFYAMSAPRNSTVTKCLLFQGMDIESDDYGPAGVFGSFQQQNVEVVYDLDKERIGFQVTDCALSWTSQGLHIQRNN, translated from the coding sequence ATGACAGAGCCTCTCGGAGAGGTAAGAGATGGATACATCATATCCCTCAATCTGGGAACACCCCCTCAGCTCATCCAAGTCTATTTAGACACTGGCAGCGACCTAACTTGGGTTCCTTGTGGCAACCTCACTTTCGAATGCATCGATTGCTACGACTACAGAAACGGCAAGCTAACAGCTAGTTTCTCCCCATCTCGTTCCTCTTCCTCTACCAGAGATTCTTGTGTCAGCCGTTTCTGCGTCGACGTTCATAGCTCGGATAACTCGTACGATCCTTGCACGGTCGCCGGTTGCTCCTTGAGCACCGTGATAAAGTCCACATGTTACAGGCCATGCCCTTCTTTCGCATATGCTTACGGCGGCGGTATCGTTGCTGGAACACTTACCAGGGATACTCTCAGAGTTCACGCTAATATCGGACAAAACTCAACAAGGGAAATTCCTAGATTTTGTTTTGGCTGTGTTGGTTCCACTTATAGAGAGCCTATAGGAATCGCGGGCTTCGGAAAAGGTCCTCTTTCGCTGCCTTCGCAATTAGGGTTTCTTCAGAAGGGATTCTCTCATTGCTTTTTGTCTTTCAGATTCGCAAACAGCCCTAATATTTCTAGTCCGCTAGTTGTAGGGGACCTGGCAATATCATCCAAAGAGTATATGCAGTTTACTCCCATGCTGAAAAGTCACATGTATCCGAGCTACTATTACATTGGTTTAGAAGCTATATCCGTAGGCAGTAATAATGTCAGTTCCGCGATAGAAGTTCCCTTGAGCCTGAGAGAATTTGATTCATCAGGCAACGGAGGCATGATCATCGACTCGGGAACGACTTACACTCACCTGCCGGAGCCATTTTATTCACAGCTCCTGTCTCTTCTCCAGTCAATAATAACGTACCCTCGCGCCTTAGAGGTCGAGGCTCGATCAGGGTTTGATCTTTGTTACAAGATCCCATGCCCGATGAACGATGTTAGTCTAGCGGCGGACGACGACGAATATCTTCCGTCCATAAGTTTCCAATTCTTGGACAATGTGGTCCTCGAATTGCCACGGGGAAATGCCTTCTATGCCATGAGTGCACCGAGAAACTCTACTGTGACCAAGTGCTTGCTGTTTCAAGGCATGGATATCGAAAGCGACGATTACGGGCCGGCTGGGGTTTTTGGAAGCTTTCAACAACAAAATGTGGAGGTTGTTTATGACTTGGACAAGGAGAGAATTGGGTTCCAGGTGACTGATTGTGCCTTGTCTTGGACTTCACAAGGGCTCCACATTCAAAGAAACAATTGA